From the Castor canadensis chromosome 9, mCasCan1.hap1v2, whole genome shotgun sequence genome, one window contains:
- the Mgarp gene encoding protein MGARP → MYLRRAVSKTLALPRRAPGPAPLGKDASLRRMSSSKPGPFGANMTYYLVVGVTISAGGYYTYKTVTSEQPKHTDHVTNLREKPKAELHPLPGDQETAAAAQEACSEALEVPEANAEESGAEDTAEPAAGLLEEASAWPGSAEVFPLGTTAVDAEAEPEVTEAATAEPTEVTSRMSPEVTQEPPDDAEACRTNSATGENQSPRECEEPEEELQGDSEPSAGLELQEEAQEGSGVTSEQG, encoded by the exons ATGTACCTGCGCAGGGCGGTCTCTAAGACCCTGGCGCTGCCCCGCAGGGCGCCCGGCCCCGCGCCGCTCGGGAAGGACG CGTCTCTTCGCCGGATGTCATCCAGCAAACCTGGACCGTTTGGAGCCAATATGACTTACTATCTGGTCGTGGGCGTCACAATCAGTGCTGGTGGATATTAT actTACAAGACTGTCACATCAGAGCAACCCAAACACACAGACCATGTAACAAATTtgagagaaaaaccaaaagcaGAGTTACATCCACTTCCAG GTGATCAAGAGACCGCTGCAGCAGCTCAGGAAGCATGCTCAGAAGCCCTGGAGGTACCTGAAGCCAACGCTGAGGAGTCTGGGGCTGAAGACACCGCAGAGCCTGCAGCTGGGCTCCTGGAAGAGGCTTCTGCCTGGCCAGGTAGTGCAGAGGTGTTCCCCCTGGGGACCACAGCAGTGGATGCTGAGGCTGAGCCAGAGGTTACAGAAGCAGCGACAGCTGAGCCCACAGAGGTCACCTCCAGAATGAGCCCAGAGGTCACTCAGGAGCCTCCGGATGACGCTGAGGCCTGCAGAACCAACAGTGCTACCGGGGAGAACCAGAGCCCCAGGGAATGTGAGGAACCAGAAGAAGAACTTCAAGGTGACTCAGAACCCTCAGCTGGGCTGGAACTACAGGAGGAAGCCCAGGAGGGCTCTGGGGTGACCTCAGAGCAAGGATAA